One stretch of Amycolatopsis tolypomycina DNA includes these proteins:
- a CDS encoding beta-ketoacyl-[acyl-carrier-protein] synthase family protein, whose protein sequence is MSRRVVVSGLGVVSSIGIGRAEFAGALRAGRSGARPISVFDTEGFERTMGCEVAGFDPRPWIHRVDPDELGRASRFAVAASRMAVEDAGFTEAELRARRGMICVGTTDGEAHDLDRLAELELAHGPAAMDPVLARRSTATRLSAAIAHDLALSDVEAVTVATACSAGNYAIGTGFDAVRAGEADFALCGGADSLCRKTFAGFYRLGTVAPDCCRPFDSGRKGILTGEGAGVIVLETAESALRRGAPIYAEVLGYALNCDALHPVAPDRASIKECIELALADAGVEPAEVDLISAHGTGTPANDVTETGAIRDVYGEKPPPTVSFKAMLGHAMGAASALAAIACGLGITHRFIPPTINHRETDPECAIDCVPNHAVDAELKIVQNNGLAFGGNNAVVVLGRFDEEVAR, encoded by the coding sequence ATGAGCCGCCGGGTGGTGGTGAGCGGGCTCGGGGTCGTGTCGAGCATCGGGATCGGCCGGGCCGAGTTCGCGGGGGCGCTGCGAGCGGGCCGCAGCGGCGCCCGGCCGATCAGCGTCTTCGACACCGAAGGGTTCGAGCGCACGATGGGGTGTGAGGTCGCGGGGTTCGACCCGCGGCCCTGGATCCACCGGGTCGACCCGGACGAGCTCGGCCGGGCGAGCCGGTTCGCCGTCGCGGCGTCCCGGATGGCCGTCGAGGACGCCGGGTTCACCGAAGCCGAGCTGCGCGCCCGGCGCGGCATGATCTGCGTCGGCACCACCGACGGCGAGGCCCACGACCTCGACCGGCTGGCCGAACTGGAGCTCGCCCACGGACCGGCGGCGATGGACCCGGTGCTGGCCCGGCGCTCGACGGCCACCCGGCTGTCCGCCGCGATCGCCCACGACCTCGCCCTGTCCGATGTGGAAGCGGTCACGGTGGCCACCGCATGCTCGGCCGGGAACTACGCCATCGGCACCGGGTTCGACGCCGTCCGCGCGGGGGAAGCGGACTTCGCCCTGTGCGGCGGCGCGGATTCCCTGTGCCGCAAGACGTTCGCCGGCTTCTACCGGCTCGGGACGGTGGCCCCGGACTGCTGCCGCCCGTTCGACTCGGGGCGGAAGGGCATCCTCACCGGGGAGGGAGCCGGGGTGATCGTGCTGGAGACCGCGGAGTCCGCGCTGCGCCGCGGGGCCCCGATCTACGCCGAAGTGCTCGGGTACGCGCTCAACTGCGACGCCCTGCACCCCGTCGCGCCCGACCGGGCGAGCATCAAGGAGTGCATCGAGCTGGCACTGGCCGACGCCGGGGTCGAGCCGGCCGAGGTGGACCTGATCTCGGCGCACGGCACCGGCACCCCGGCGAACGACGTGACCGAAACGGGGGCGATCCGGGACGTGTACGGGGAGAAGCCGCCGCCGACCGTGTCGTTCAAGGCGATGCTCGGCCACGCGATGGGTGCCGCGAGCGCGCTGGCGGCCATCGCGTGCGGGCTGGGCATCACCCACCGGTTCATCCCGCCGACCATCAACCACCGCGAAACCGACCCGGAGTGCGCCATCGACTGCGTGCCCAACCACGCGGTCGACGCCGAACTGAAGATCGTGCAGAACAACGGCCTCGCGTTCGGCGGCAACAACGCCGTCGTCGTCCTCGGCCGGTTCGACGAGGAGGTGGCCCGGTGA
- a CDS encoding HNH endonuclease signature motif containing protein: protein MTNDAALSSEAVAFADRIGELLTTIRSAEAELGALLVEIEQRGVMELFGYRSAARLLEHLADEPKPTVERLVKRARLVNPGRNLDGSPIPALAPATGVAARAGRLSDRMIDVITGVLAQVPVEHRLSAEANLLTFAEEAGHKQVAALGARILAHLAPDGTAPDDTEPSVPTRELFLRRKRTGIWELSGRFDDETGTRANTLLDALAERRTGDDGPDFRTTPQRYGDAFSDAVDLALDSPDLPMQAGERAHVMVAVSLEDLKSGVGKATLGDTGTMTAAEARVHACDAMIIPAVLGEKSEPLNLGRLRRLISAGLRRALFLRDRGCAFPGCHRPPRHCQGHHIRHVRHEARVYPIGGARPPTLDRHSGSVKLRAA from the coding sequence ATGACCAACGACGCGGCTCTCTCGTCCGAGGCGGTGGCATTCGCCGACCGCATCGGTGAGCTGCTCACGACCATACGCTCCGCCGAGGCCGAACTTGGCGCGCTGCTGGTGGAAATCGAGCAGCGCGGAGTGATGGAGCTGTTCGGATACCGTTCTGCAGCACGACTTCTGGAACACCTCGCCGACGAGCCCAAGCCGACCGTGGAACGTCTGGTGAAGCGTGCCCGCTTGGTGAATCCCGGGCGGAACCTTGATGGTTCCCCGATTCCCGCGCTGGCGCCCGCGACCGGTGTTGCCGCGCGGGCGGGGCGGTTGAGTGACCGGATGATCGACGTGATCACCGGTGTCCTGGCTCAGGTTCCGGTCGAGCATCGGTTGAGTGCCGAGGCCAACTTGCTGACTTTCGCCGAGGAAGCCGGGCACAAGCAAGTCGCAGCCCTCGGTGCCCGCATCCTCGCCCACCTCGCCCCCGACGGAACCGCCCCCGACGACACCGAACCCTCGGTGCCCACCCGGGAGTTGTTCCTGCGCCGCAAAAGAACCGGGATATGGGAGCTGAGCGGCCGCTTCGACGACGAAACCGGCACCCGCGCCAACACCTTGCTCGATGCCTTGGCCGAGCGCCGCACCGGAGACGACGGCCCCGACTTCCGCACCACCCCGCAACGCTACGGCGATGCCTTCTCCGACGCGGTTGATCTCGCCCTCGACTCTCCGGATCTGCCGATGCAGGCGGGCGAGCGGGCCCACGTGATGGTCGCGGTGTCGTTGGAGGACTTGAAGTCCGGGGTCGGCAAGGCCACCCTCGGCGACACCGGAACCATGACCGCGGCCGAGGCCCGGGTGCATGCCTGTGATGCCATGATCATCCCTGCGGTCCTGGGTGAGAAGAGCGAACCCCTCAACCTGGGCCGCCTCCGCCGGTTGATCTCTGCTGGGCTGCGCCGGGCCTTGTTCTTGCGGGACCGAGGCTGCGCCTTCCCCGGCTGCCACCGACCACCCCGGCATTGCCAAGGTCACCACATCCGCCACGTGCGCCATGAGGCGCGTGTTTATCCGATCGGAGGTGCAAGACCTCCGACGCTGGATCGTCACAGCGGTTCGGTGAAGCTGAGGGCAGCCTGA
- the fabG gene encoding 3-oxoacyl-[acyl-carrier-protein] reductase codes for MSGVALVSGGSRGIGRAVALRLARDGFDVAFCYRTDEDAAREVEKELAELGVRALAERVDVADAEAVRAWVARTEDELGPVTAAVTSAGITRDRLLVRMPDEDWKAVLETNLDGVYHVCRSVVFGMMKRKAGTVIAISSIAGVHGAAGQTNYSASKAGTIGFCKALAKEVGRYGVRVNVVAPGFIDTDMVAELDDRTRERALADIPLRRFGTPDDVADLAGFLASARARYITGSVLHVDGGLIR; via the coding sequence ATGAGCGGGGTGGCGCTGGTCAGCGGCGGCTCGCGGGGCATCGGCCGGGCGGTCGCGCTCCGCCTGGCCCGCGACGGCTTCGACGTCGCCTTCTGCTACCGCACCGACGAAGACGCCGCGCGCGAGGTCGAGAAGGAACTGGCCGAGCTGGGCGTGCGGGCGCTGGCCGAGCGGGTCGACGTCGCCGACGCCGAAGCCGTCCGGGCGTGGGTCGCCCGCACCGAGGACGAGCTCGGCCCGGTCACCGCCGCGGTGACCTCCGCGGGCATCACCCGTGACCGGCTGCTGGTCCGGATGCCGGACGAGGACTGGAAAGCCGTGCTGGAGACCAATCTGGACGGTGTCTACCACGTGTGCCGCTCGGTCGTGTTCGGGATGATGAAGCGCAAGGCGGGCACGGTGATCGCGATCAGCTCGATCGCCGGCGTGCACGGCGCCGCCGGGCAGACCAACTACAGCGCCTCGAAGGCCGGCACGATCGGCTTCTGCAAGGCTCTGGCCAAGGAGGTCGGGCGCTACGGCGTGCGCGTCAACGTCGTGGCACCGGGGTTCATCGACACCGACATGGTCGCCGAGCTCGACGACCGCACCCGCGAGCGCGCACTGGCCGACATCCCGCTGCGGCGGTTCGGCACGCCGGACGACGTCGCCGACCTGGCCGGGTTCCTCGCGTCCGCGCGGGCCCGGTACATCACCGGCTCGGTGCTGCACGTCGACGGTGGGCTCATCCGGTGA
- a CDS encoding PAS domain-containing protein: MSEAALRRGKRLPEHGEPGAGMAELGRDLVVRRVNGAFADLFGTTPDDVIGTPFRGWFRPADRDTLRREPAGLVPGERFDERLVGLGPRPFLADVTGRAIDDDGEVRLVLLVRPVPSGEAPVRLAALDARILEGLAAGEPAVRIALRLYLSRQAVDYRIGAMLRKLGAPSRAALVSRAYAAGVLQPELWPPRVASHALED, translated from the coding sequence ATGAGCGAAGCGGCGCTGCGCCGGGGAAAACGGCTCCCGGAACACGGGGAGCCGGGGGCCGGGATGGCCGAACTCGGCCGCGACCTGGTGGTCCGGCGGGTCAACGGCGCCTTCGCTGACCTGTTCGGCACCACGCCGGACGACGTGATCGGCACGCCGTTCCGCGGCTGGTTCCGGCCGGCGGACCGGGACACGCTCCGGCGCGAGCCGGCCGGGCTGGTCCCCGGCGAGCGGTTCGACGAGCGGCTCGTCGGGCTGGGCCCCCGCCCGTTCCTCGCCGACGTGACGGGCCGGGCCATCGACGACGACGGCGAGGTGCGCCTGGTGCTGCTGGTGCGCCCGGTGCCGTCCGGCGAGGCACCGGTGCGGCTCGCCGCGCTGGACGCGCGGATCCTGGAAGGACTGGCGGCGGGCGAGCCGGCGGTCCGCATCGCGCTGCGGCTGTACCTGAGCCGCCAGGCGGTCGACTACCGCATCGGCGCGATGCTGCGGAAGCTCGGGGCGCCGAGCCGCGCCGCGCTCGTCTCGCGGGCGTACGCGGCCGGGGTGCTGCAGCCCGAGCTGTGGCCGCCGCGGGTGGCGTCACACGCGCTCGAAGACTGA
- a CDS encoding beta-ketoacyl synthase N-terminal-like domain-containing protein, translated as MNPVITAWTAVSPYGIDRESFVDGLRGGRAAPVSDGAVHRTALVPGFDARELLGRKGTRSMDRLIGLAVWAVGRLTADRPAERGDRSGLVLGTMGSLQSTMDFSRSSFTEAKPYFVDAARMPNSIMNSAAGQCAIWHSLTGPNVTLAGGRPAGLSALACALRLLRAGRASNVLVGAVEEYSDTRSWIESHSVADSVGGVLGEGCVVLRVEPAGERPALAEVLAVRSRVALTGDLEGTLTSCVDDALAAAGVSADDVAIEFWSGVPGRADPVADLIGDTGAATAMFHVAGVLATGEPGDVAVVGSADRDGAVVCAVLRLGGPR; from the coding sequence GTGAACCCGGTCATCACGGCGTGGACGGCGGTCTCGCCCTACGGCATCGACCGCGAGTCCTTTGTGGATGGTCTGCGCGGCGGCCGCGCGGCGCCGGTGTCCGACGGCGCGGTCCACCGGACGGCCCTGGTGCCCGGGTTCGACGCCCGCGAGCTGCTGGGCCGCAAGGGCACCCGGTCGATGGACCGGCTCATCGGGCTCGCCGTGTGGGCCGTCGGCCGCCTGACCGCCGACCGGCCCGCCGAACGCGGGGACCGCTCCGGGCTGGTGCTCGGCACCATGGGCAGCCTGCAGAGCACCATGGACTTCAGCCGCTCGTCCTTCACCGAAGCCAAGCCCTACTTCGTCGACGCGGCCCGGATGCCGAACTCGATCATGAACTCCGCCGCGGGGCAGTGCGCGATCTGGCACAGCCTGACCGGGCCGAACGTGACGCTGGCCGGCGGGCGGCCGGCCGGTCTTTCGGCGCTGGCCTGCGCGCTCCGCCTGCTGCGGGCCGGCCGGGCGTCGAACGTGCTCGTCGGTGCCGTCGAGGAGTACTCCGACACGCGGTCCTGGATCGAGTCCCACAGTGTTGCCGACAGCGTTGGCGGCGTGCTCGGCGAGGGCTGCGTGGTGCTGCGCGTCGAGCCCGCCGGGGAGCGCCCGGCGCTGGCGGAGGTGCTCGCCGTGCGGTCGCGCGTGGCGCTGACCGGCGACCTCGAGGGCACGCTTACGTCCTGTGTGGACGATGCGCTGGCCGCGGCGGGCGTGTCCGCGGACGACGTCGCGATCGAGTTCTGGTCCGGCGTGCCGGGCCGGGCCGACCCGGTGGCGGACCTGATCGGCGACACCGGCGCGGCGACGGCCATGTTCCACGTCGCCGGGGTACTGGCGACCGGCGAACCCGGTGACGTCGCCGTCGTCGGCTCGGCCGACCGCGACGGCGCGGTGGTGTGCGCGGTGCTGCGGCTGGGCGGCCCGCGATGA
- a CDS encoding winged helix-turn-helix domain-containing protein, translated as MTDVIERTPSQEPVVRVQGLEMNLRTGKVRLRGEAVHLTPTEFRLLRMLMLNPNRVSPGWLLERALGGDSRKVRFYVGRLRRKLGDRHHVLIRTAHGAGYRLAGRTASP; from the coding sequence ATGACCGACGTGATCGAGCGCACTCCGTCGCAGGAGCCCGTGGTGCGCGTCCAAGGGCTCGAAATGAATCTGCGGACCGGCAAGGTGCGCCTCCGGGGAGAAGCGGTCCACCTGACGCCGACCGAATTCCGGCTGCTGCGGATGCTCATGCTCAACCCCAACCGCGTCAGCCCGGGCTGGCTGCTCGAACGCGCGCTCGGCGGCGACAGCCGGAAGGTCCGCTTCTACGTCGGCCGGCTGCGCCGGAAACTCGGCGACCGCCACCACGTGCTGATCCGGACCGCCCACGGCGCGGGCTACCGGCTCGCCGGCCGCACGGCGTCCCCCTGA
- the ltrA gene encoding group II intron reverse transcriptase/maturase: MPEEASPVNIGDLLLVPFTAGQRVLGMQTKLHRWAAADPGRRFDDLYNLVADPAFLVTAWERVSGNTGARSAGVDRRTVRSITESKLSVVGLLEEIRADLKARAFRPLPVRERHIPRTGGKTRRLGIPTVTDRVVQASLKLVLEPIFETGFRDSSYGFQPRRRAQDAVEEIRHYAQQGYEWVFEGDIAACFDEIDHTALLGLVRKRIKDKRILELIKAFLRAGILSEDGAGRDTHSGTPQGGILSPLLANITLSELDDYFHQIWENHRNSWTRARHRQRGGATFRLTRYADDFVVLVNGTRDHAEKLWDEIGAILDRIGLRLAPEKTQIVHIDEGFDFLGFRIQRHTQYGSDRKLIYTYPSKKSMTSIKRKVKAATKRITHQDADRLFRQLGTMTRGWAQYFRHSSSSKAYHHLQHYLWWRVWEWLKNKHPRTSRRWIIRRYYNRWWPEYNSVALWQPATMTIQRYRYRGHRIPTPWDKPGVSPA, translated from the coding sequence ATGCCAGAAGAAGCCTCACCGGTGAACATCGGTGATCTGCTGTTGGTGCCGTTCACCGCAGGGCAGCGGGTACTGGGAATGCAAACGAAGCTGCACCGTTGGGCGGCGGCCGATCCCGGCCGCCGGTTTGATGATCTCTATAACCTCGTGGCCGACCCCGCATTCCTCGTCACGGCGTGGGAACGGGTGTCGGGGAACACCGGAGCACGCAGCGCGGGTGTCGATCGGCGGACTGTCCGCTCGATCACCGAATCGAAGCTGAGTGTTGTCGGGTTGTTGGAGGAAATCCGGGCTGATCTGAAGGCTCGGGCGTTCCGTCCGCTCCCGGTCCGGGAACGGCACATTCCCAGAACCGGCGGGAAGACGCGCCGGCTGGGGATACCGACCGTGACCGATCGGGTCGTTCAAGCCTCGCTGAAGCTGGTCCTGGAACCGATCTTCGAGACCGGGTTCCGGGACTCCAGTTATGGTTTCCAGCCCAGACGCCGGGCCCAGGACGCCGTCGAGGAGATCCGCCACTATGCCCAGCAGGGCTATGAGTGGGTCTTCGAGGGCGACATCGCCGCCTGTTTCGACGAGATCGACCACACCGCCCTGCTCGGGCTGGTGCGGAAACGGATCAAGGACAAGCGGATCCTGGAGCTGATCAAGGCGTTCCTGCGCGCGGGAATCCTCAGCGAGGACGGCGCCGGCCGGGACACCCATTCCGGAACCCCTCAGGGCGGCATTCTGTCGCCGCTGCTGGCCAACATCACTCTCTCCGAACTGGACGACTATTTCCACCAGATCTGGGAGAACCACAGGAACTCCTGGACCCGGGCGCGCCATCGCCAACGCGGCGGCGCAACATTCCGGCTGACCCGTTATGCCGACGACTTCGTCGTCCTGGTCAACGGAACCCGAGACCACGCGGAGAAACTATGGGATGAGATCGGTGCGATCCTGGACCGGATCGGGCTTCGGCTCGCCCCGGAAAAGACACAGATCGTGCACATCGACGAGGGATTCGACTTCCTGGGATTCCGCATCCAGCGGCACACTCAATACGGAAGCGACCGGAAACTGATCTACACCTATCCGTCGAAGAAGTCGATGACTTCCATCAAACGGAAGGTGAAGGCAGCGACCAAGCGGATCACCCATCAGGACGCGGACCGACTGTTCCGGCAACTCGGGACGATGACCCGCGGATGGGCCCAGTACTTCCGGCACAGTTCCTCCAGCAAGGCCTACCACCATCTCCAGCACTACCTGTGGTGGCGGGTCTGGGAATGGCTGAAGAACAAACACCCCCGCACCAGCAGACGGTGGATCATCCGCCGCTACTACAACCGGTGGTGGCCGGAATACAACAGTGTCGCACTCTGGCAACCCGCCACGATGACCATTCAGCGTTATCGCTACCGGGGCCACCGGATACCGACACCATGGGACAAACCAGGCGTCTCGCCTGCCTGA
- a CDS encoding helix-turn-helix transcriptional regulator — protein MSEAWHVACVDEAFRVLTAEPAFGELFGASAFELRHRGLLDFLHPDCADGPRRALTALAAGTRPEATERVVLRGPGGTVVAAEVAALALAGSRRIVVAVRRAADRPQRTRPPLLTPLEALVLEGLAAGVPTTELARRAHLSRQGVEYHVGALVRRFAVPNRTALVAKAHATGLYTAETWPPRVDPRRLDGTRKAAGS, from the coding sequence ATGAGCGAAGCGTGGCACGTCGCGTGCGTCGACGAAGCCTTCCGCGTGCTGACGGCCGAACCGGCGTTCGGCGAGCTGTTCGGCGCGTCGGCGTTCGAACTGCGGCACCGGGGGCTCCTCGACTTCCTGCACCCGGACTGCGCCGACGGGCCGCGCCGCGCCTTGACCGCGCTCGCCGCCGGCACCCGGCCCGAGGCGACCGAACGCGTGGTGCTGCGCGGCCCGGGCGGCACGGTGGTCGCCGCGGAGGTGGCCGCACTGGCACTGGCGGGCTCGCGGCGGATCGTGGTGGCCGTCCGCCGGGCCGCGGACCGGCCGCAGCGGACCCGGCCACCGCTCCTGACACCGCTCGAGGCCCTGGTCCTGGAGGGGCTCGCCGCGGGCGTGCCGACGACCGAGCTGGCGCGGCGGGCCCACCTGAGCCGCCAGGGCGTGGAGTACCACGTCGGCGCCCTGGTCCGCCGGTTCGCGGTGCCCAACCGCACGGCGCTGGTCGCCAAGGCTCACGCGACCGGCCTGTACACGGCGGAGACGTGGCCACCCCGCGTGGACCCGCGCCGGCTCGACGGCACGCGGAAGGCCGCCGGTTCCTGA
- a CDS encoding glycoside hydrolase family 13 protein, which translates to MPRIPARPRSFWDDAVVYQLYVRSFADSDGDGVGDLGGVIGRLGHIAALGADAIWLNPCYPSPQADHGYDIADYHAVNPEYGTLETFDRLVAEAHARGLRVLMDLVPNHCSERHPWFTAALAAGPGSPERARFVFRDGRGDEPPNNWRSVFGGPAWTRVTEPDGTPGQWYLHLFAREQPDFDWRHPEVLAYFDDVLRFWFDRGVDGFRIDVCHGLVKDAALRDWPGDGYNAHSWNQPGVHEIFRRWHALAAGYGPERDLLLVGEVWVPDPADLDHYLRPDELHQAFSFDLLVQPWDARALRAAVERTTARTTATGAPAAWTLANHDVHRTVTRYGITRPEPAPASNDAFAALLRPRGEVDVELGQRRARAALLLLLALPGSVFLYQGEELGLPEVLDLPAEARQDPVFHRTGGREQGRDGCRVPLPWTADAPAFGFGTGVPWLPQPEWFGRYAVDVQEADEASVLHFSRRAIQARRHLGLGAPGPVEWLDPGDDAVLAFRRGQLVCAVNTGSTAFTAPAAWGAAVVSSAGNSSGGNSGVAGDSAAWFLPAR; encoded by the coding sequence GTGCCCCGGATTCCTGCCCGCCCGCGCTCGTTCTGGGACGACGCGGTGGTGTACCAGCTCTACGTCCGGTCGTTCGCCGACAGCGACGGCGACGGCGTCGGTGACCTCGGCGGGGTGATCGGGCGGCTCGGCCACATCGCCGCACTCGGCGCCGACGCGATCTGGCTCAACCCGTGCTACCCGTCGCCGCAGGCGGACCACGGCTACGACATCGCCGACTACCACGCCGTCAACCCGGAGTACGGCACGCTCGAGACGTTCGACCGCCTGGTCGCCGAAGCCCACGCCCGCGGCCTGCGGGTCCTCATGGACCTCGTCCCCAACCACTGCTCGGAACGGCACCCCTGGTTCACCGCGGCACTGGCCGCCGGCCCGGGTTCCCCCGAGCGCGCGCGGTTCGTCTTCCGCGACGGCCGGGGTGACGAGCCACCCAACAACTGGCGGTCGGTCTTCGGCGGTCCGGCCTGGACCCGCGTCACCGAGCCGGACGGCACGCCCGGGCAGTGGTACCTGCACCTGTTCGCCCGCGAGCAGCCGGACTTCGACTGGCGCCACCCCGAGGTCCTGGCGTACTTCGACGACGTGCTGCGGTTCTGGTTCGACCGCGGTGTCGACGGGTTCCGCATCGACGTCTGCCACGGCCTGGTCAAGGACGCGGCCCTGCGCGACTGGCCGGGCGACGGCTACAACGCCCACAGCTGGAACCAGCCCGGGGTGCACGAGATCTTCCGCCGCTGGCACGCGCTCGCGGCCGGCTACGGCCCGGAGCGCGACCTGCTGCTCGTCGGCGAGGTGTGGGTGCCGGACCCGGCCGACCTCGACCACTACCTGCGGCCGGACGAGCTGCACCAGGCTTTCTCGTTCGACCTGCTGGTCCAGCCCTGGGACGCCCGGGCACTGCGGGCGGCGGTCGAGCGCACCACGGCCCGGACGACGGCGACCGGCGCTCCGGCGGCGTGGACGCTGGCCAACCACGACGTCCACCGGACGGTGACCCGCTACGGCATCACCCGCCCCGAGCCGGCCCCGGCCAGCAACGACGCGTTCGCTGCCCTCCTGCGCCCCCGCGGCGAGGTCGACGTCGAGCTCGGGCAGCGGCGGGCCCGCGCGGCGCTGCTCCTGCTGCTGGCCCTGCCCGGGTCGGTTTTCCTTTACCAGGGCGAGGAACTGGGCCTGCCGGAGGTCCTCGACCTGCCCGCCGAAGCCCGCCAGGACCCGGTGTTCCACCGCACGGGCGGCCGCGAGCAGGGCCGCGACGGCTGCCGCGTCCCGCTGCCGTGGACGGCGGACGCCCCGGCGTTCGGGTTCGGCACCGGGGTGCCGTGGCTGCCGCAGCCGGAGTGGTTCGGCCGGTACGCGGTCGACGTCCAGGAGGCCGACGAGGCGTCGGTCCTGCACTTCTCCCGCCGGGCGATCCAGGCGCGGCGGCACCTGGGGCTCGGCGCGCCGGGCCCGGTGGAGTGGCTCGACCCGGGCGACGACGCGGTGCTGGCGTTCCGGCGCGGGCAGCTGGTGTGCGCGGTCAACACCGGGAGCACGGCGTTCACCGCACCGGCCGCCTGGGGTGCGGCTGTGGTCAGCAGTGCCGGGAACAGCAGCGGCGGCAATTCCGGCGTGGCGGGCGATTCCGCAGCCTGGTTCCTGCCGGCGCGGTGA
- a CDS encoding ABC transporter substrate-binding protein — protein sequence MFPRRGRSAAGAILLAGAALAGCARTDGLTVNLYISPEDHLQTVVDRCTAQAAGRYRIVYNKLPRGADGQREQMARRLAARDDSMDVLGLDVTWVPEFAEAGWVEPWTGAAEAQATQGVLPGPLTTARWNGRLYGATKNTNVQLLWYDDRTTASPPKSFDEMMRTAEQLKAAGKPYQVLFTGAQYEGLVVFYNTLVASAGGHILSDDGKSVVMDDGAVRALQLLKTLTTAGITDPSLTNSKEDDVRQAFQRGSGAFELNWPYVFASYAQEKPQDLAHFKWARYPSVEPGRPSRVTIGGFNLAISTYSRHKPEAFEAALCLRNAANQKYQALVDGIPPSIASVYDDTKPLDPAKPADAGTNPTMADQYPMKADIRAALADAAVRPLTPAYQNLSTVISNVLSPPSEIDPAATAQQLREALTDALNSRGIIP from the coding sequence ATGTTCCCCCGACGCGGCCGGTCGGCAGCCGGCGCGATCCTGCTGGCGGGCGCGGCACTGGCCGGCTGCGCGCGGACCGACGGCCTGACGGTCAACCTGTACATCTCCCCGGAGGACCACCTCCAGACGGTCGTCGACCGGTGCACCGCGCAGGCCGCCGGGCGCTACCGGATCGTCTACAACAAGCTGCCGCGCGGCGCCGACGGCCAGCGCGAGCAGATGGCGCGGCGGCTGGCCGCCCGCGACGACTCGATGGACGTCCTCGGCCTCGACGTCACCTGGGTGCCGGAGTTCGCCGAGGCCGGCTGGGTCGAGCCGTGGACCGGCGCGGCCGAGGCGCAGGCGACCCAGGGCGTGCTGCCCGGGCCGCTGACCACCGCCCGCTGGAACGGCCGGCTCTACGGCGCCACGAAGAACACCAACGTCCAACTGCTCTGGTACGACGACCGGACCACGGCCTCGCCGCCGAAGAGCTTCGACGAGATGATGCGCACGGCGGAGCAGCTCAAGGCCGCGGGCAAGCCGTACCAGGTGCTGTTCACCGGCGCGCAGTACGAGGGCCTGGTCGTCTTCTACAACACGCTGGTGGCGTCGGCGGGCGGGCACATCCTGTCCGACGACGGCAAGTCCGTGGTGATGGACGACGGCGCCGTCCGCGCGCTGCAGCTGCTGAAGACGCTGACCACCGCCGGCATCACCGATCCGTCGCTGACGAACTCGAAGGAGGACGACGTCCGGCAGGCCTTCCAGCGGGGCAGCGGCGCGTTCGAGCTGAACTGGCCCTACGTCTTCGCGTCCTACGCACAGGAGAAGCCGCAGGACCTGGCGCACTTCAAGTGGGCGCGCTACCCGTCGGTCGAGCCCGGGCGGCCCAGCCGCGTCACCATCGGCGGCTTCAACCTGGCGATCAGCACGTACTCGCGGCACAAGCCGGAAGCGTTCGAGGCGGCGCTGTGCCTGCGCAACGCGGCGAACCAGAAGTACCAGGCCCTCGTCGACGGTATCCCGCCAAGCATCGCGTCCGTCTACGACGACACCAAGCCGCTGGACCCGGCGAAGCCGGCCGACGCGGGCACGAACCCGACGATGGCCGACCAGTACCCGATGAAGGCCGACATCCGCGCGGCGCTCGCCGACGCCGCGGTGCGCCCGCTGACCCCGGCGTACCAGAACCTGTCGACGGTGATCTCGAACGTGCTGTCGCCGCCGTCGGAGATCGATCCGGCGGCCACGGCGCAGCAGTTGCGGGAGGCGCTCACGGACGCGTTGAACTCCCGCGGCATCATCCCGTGA